In Luteitalea sp. TBR-22, one genomic interval encodes:
- a CDS encoding gas vesicle protein GvpG: protein MFLIDSLLVGGLRFVLDKVALAVDQERDEVRLLQEELVAAQMAVELGEIGDEEFLAREQDIIAALREARARREDPLQAGDGQGALRVGEVAVTFGGDDDA, encoded by the coding sequence ATGTTCCTGATCGACTCGCTGCTCGTCGGCGGCCTGCGGTTCGTGCTCGACAAGGTGGCCCTGGCGGTCGACCAGGAGCGCGACGAGGTGCGCCTGCTGCAGGAGGAACTGGTCGCCGCGCAGATGGCCGTGGAACTCGGCGAGATCGGCGACGAGGAGTTCCTGGCGCGCGAGCAGGACATCATCGCGGCCCTTCGCGAGGCGCGGGCCCGCCGGGAGGACCCGCTGCAGGCTGGTGACGGTCAGGGGGCACTCCGTGTCGGCGAGGTCGCGGTGACGTTCGGTGGCGACGATGACGCGTAA
- a CDS encoding GvpL/GvpF family gas vesicle protein has translation MTKRAPTSRPTTARTSRRPATATRELAPAPAPRPRRRTTAAAAAEPSLGKYAYCIVRAERPLSFGRLGIGPTPTEVTTVQWGDLAAVVSDVPMGTQDPTRDNVLAHQRVNETVMQEHTVLPMSFGTVFKTRDDIIEFLRSAYDAFVDVLDKMEHKLEFGLKVLWDRDAVVRQIEEEDEDIRRVRAQLAAQRGSTYFARMQYGRLVDAALQARAERYIADIFGGLRDVAVASRSNKPIGDRMIMNAAFLVSRQQEAAFDARVKELGARFDKLTFKYTGPWPPYNFVNIRLKLERA, from the coding sequence ATGACCAAGCGCGCTCCCACATCCCGTCCCACGACCGCCCGCACGAGCCGGCGTCCGGCCACGGCCACCCGTGAACTCGCCCCCGCCCCGGCGCCACGGCCACGGCGGCGCACCACGGCCGCGGCGGCGGCCGAGCCCTCGCTCGGCAAGTACGCGTACTGCATCGTCAGGGCGGAGCGTCCGCTCTCCTTCGGGCGCCTCGGGATCGGGCCGACCCCCACCGAGGTGACCACGGTGCAATGGGGCGACCTGGCCGCCGTGGTGTCCGACGTGCCGATGGGGACGCAGGACCCGACGCGCGACAACGTCCTGGCGCACCAGCGCGTGAACGAGACGGTGATGCAGGAGCACACGGTGCTGCCGATGTCGTTCGGCACCGTCTTCAAGACCCGCGACGACATCATCGAGTTCCTCCGCTCGGCCTACGACGCCTTCGTCGACGTGCTCGACAAGATGGAGCACAAGCTCGAGTTCGGCCTCAAGGTGCTCTGGGACCGCGACGCCGTCGTGCGGCAGATCGAGGAGGAGGACGAGGACATCCGCCGGGTGCGTGCCCAGCTGGCAGCCCAGCGTGGCTCCACGTACTTCGCGCGCATGCAGTACGGGCGACTCGTCGACGCGGCCCTGCAGGCGCGCGCCGAGCGGTACATCGCCGACATCTTCGGCGGCCTGCGCGACGTCGCGGTCGCGTCGCGCTCGAACAAGCCGATCGGCGACCGCATGATCATGAACGCGGCGTTCCTGGTGTCGCGCCAGCAGGAAGCGGCCTTCGACGCCCGCGTCAAGGAACTCGGCGCGCGGTTCGACAAGCTGACCTTCAAGTACACGGGCCCCTGGCCGCCCTACAACTTCGTCAACATCCGGCTGAAGCTGGAGCGCGCCTGA
- a CDS encoding response regulator codes for MADLPSVQVAPLVLLVDDYPDAREMYGFFLARRGYRVEEAADGHEALDKALALRPQVILMDLSLPGIDGWELARMLKRDPRTLDIPIIALTAHALNGEEQRARGAGCDAFVTKPCLPHALEAEIARILRAASGAIPGGA; via the coding sequence ATGGCCGACCTTCCGTCCGTCCAAGTAGCGCCGCTCGTGCTGCTCGTGGACGACTATCCAGACGCTCGCGAGATGTACGGCTTCTTCCTCGCCCGGCGCGGCTACCGCGTCGAGGAGGCCGCCGACGGACACGAGGCGCTCGACAAGGCGCTCGCGCTGCGACCCCAGGTGATCCTCATGGACTTGTCGCTGCCAGGCATCGACGGCTGGGAACTCGCGCGCATGCTCAAGCGAGACCCGCGCACGCTCGACATCCCGATCATCGCGCTCACGGCCCACGCCCTCAACGGCGAAGAACAACGGGCCCGTGGCGCGGGCTGCGACGCCTTCGTCACCAAGCCGTGCCTGCCCCATGCGCTCGAGGCCGAGATCGCGCGCATCCTCCGCGCCGCCAGCGGCGCCATCCCGGGCGGGGCCTGA
- a CDS encoding ATP-binding protein — protein sequence MARATGTHQHDPRIGLLEFFISCEDAASCAREALEWLAAHAGVTHALVAASAADLTRLWGIAAIGLSSGRAGEFSLDLADHAHPVVQALAVDQPTLFAAGALPPDVVFGPWPVHVVPMWSAQRRMPVGLLMLRAMREVVDPVVPWVAAVLGDKLSALGSHTASTRSAFEHERRLLYTIFNAVTDPLLLTDGQGKLIMGNAHAERLLAAGDEASEGRRHAVALNNLFFSAALSSAFAGGSDPPAREVVLVDPDDGSDLLFELLTAPVRDADQGTAMVSVLRDVTDLGRARMELDENYRKLRLADADVRAERHRLDLIMDSVADPIVVTGPSGETLMMNAPAERLFDVPPGGGVAEQRRVRANDAHFSSFVSSLLVSGRDQRWRSHIGLTDPLSGRALPVEAVAGKILSEHNELVAVVTILHDRTEALENARLFGELKRASSELEAKVQAATAELASQNELLRRQALELEQASTLKSQFLANMSHEFRTPLNAILGYTSMLLEEAYGAVSVAQRRTLSRVDANGRHLLSLINDILDISRIEAGRMPLTRERFPLQALVSEVTQELEPVIARSPVALETRVPADLPILHTDRQKVKQILVNLLSNALKFTPDGSICIRADHDPSTRLLHVHVSDTGIGIDPAHQQRVFEDFQQVDNSPTRAYPGTGLGLAICRRLATMLEGRLSLTSALGIGSTFTLTLPVGRTRASAGLLEQATGEATLAAMPLEP from the coding sequence GTGGCCCGGGCCACGGGCACGCACCAGCACGATCCGCGGATCGGGCTGCTCGAGTTCTTCATCTCCTGCGAGGACGCCGCGTCGTGCGCCCGGGAGGCGCTCGAGTGGCTGGCCGCCCATGCCGGCGTGACCCACGCACTCGTGGCCGCCTCGGCGGCCGACCTGACGCGCCTGTGGGGCATCGCCGCCATCGGCCTCTCGTCGGGCCGCGCTGGCGAGTTCTCGCTCGACCTGGCCGATCACGCCCACCCCGTCGTGCAGGCCCTCGCCGTCGACCAGCCGACGCTGTTCGCAGCGGGGGCGCTGCCGCCCGACGTCGTCTTCGGGCCCTGGCCGGTGCACGTGGTGCCGATGTGGAGCGCGCAGCGACGCATGCCGGTCGGCCTGCTGATGCTGCGGGCCATGCGCGAGGTGGTCGACCCCGTGGTGCCCTGGGTCGCTGCCGTGCTCGGCGACAAGCTGTCGGCCCTCGGCTCCCACACCGCGAGCACCCGCAGCGCCTTCGAGCACGAGCGCCGGCTGCTGTACACGATCTTCAACGCCGTCACCGACCCGCTGCTGCTGACCGATGGCCAGGGCAAGCTGATCATGGGCAACGCGCACGCCGAGCGGTTGCTCGCCGCCGGTGACGAAGCGAGCGAGGGCCGCCGCCACGCCGTGGCGCTGAACAACCTGTTCTTCTCGGCCGCCCTCTCGAGCGCCTTCGCCGGCGGCTCCGACCCGCCGGCGCGCGAGGTCGTGCTCGTCGACCCCGACGACGGCTCCGACCTGCTGTTCGAGTTGCTGACCGCGCCGGTCAGGGATGCCGACCAGGGCACGGCGATGGTCTCGGTGCTCCGCGACGTCACCGACCTCGGTCGCGCGCGCATGGAGCTCGACGAAAACTACCGCAAGCTGCGCCTCGCCGACGCCGACGTGCGCGCCGAGCGCCATCGGCTCGACCTCATCATGGACTCGGTGGCCGATCCCATCGTCGTCACCGGCCCGTCGGGCGAGACGCTGATGATGAACGCGCCGGCCGAGCGGCTGTTCGACGTGCCACCGGGAGGTGGAGTGGCCGAGCAGCGCCGCGTGCGCGCCAACGACGCGCACTTCTCCTCGTTCGTGTCTTCGTTGCTGGTGAGCGGTCGCGACCAGCGGTGGCGGTCGCACATCGGGCTGACCGATCCGCTGTCGGGACGCGCGCTGCCCGTGGAGGCGGTGGCCGGCAAGATCCTCTCGGAGCACAACGAGCTGGTCGCCGTCGTGACGATCCTGCACGACCGCACCGAGGCGCTCGAGAACGCGCGGCTGTTCGGCGAGCTGAAGCGGGCCTCGAGCGAGCTCGAGGCCAAGGTGCAGGCGGCGACCGCGGAGCTCGCCTCGCAGAACGAGCTGCTGCGACGGCAGGCGCTCGAGCTGGAGCAGGCCTCGACACTGAAGTCGCAGTTCCTGGCCAACATGTCGCACGAGTTCCGCACGCCGCTGAATGCGATCCTCGGCTACACGAGCATGCTGCTCGAGGAGGCCTACGGCGCAGTGTCGGTGGCGCAGCGCCGGACGCTGTCGCGGGTCGACGCCAACGGGCGCCACCTGCTCTCGCTGATCAACGACATCCTCGACATCTCGCGCATCGAGGCCGGGCGGATGCCGCTGACCCGCGAGCGCTTCCCGCTGCAGGCGCTCGTGTCGGAGGTGACGCAGGAGCTCGAGCCGGTGATCGCGCGTTCGCCGGTGGCGCTCGAGACGCGCGTGCCGGCCGACCTGCCGATCCTGCACACCGACCGGCAGAAGGTGAAGCAGATCCTGGTGAACCTGCTCAGCAACGCGTTGAAGTTCACGCCCGACGGCTCGATCTGCATCCGCGCCGACCACGATCCATCGACGCGGCTGCTGCACGTGCACGTGTCCGACACCGGCATCGGCATCGACCCGGCGCACCAGCAGCGCGTCTTCGAGGACTTCCAGCAGGTGGACAACTCGCCCACCCGTGCCTATCCCGGCACGGGACTCGGCCTGGCCATCTGCCGCCGCCTGGCGACGATGCTCGAGGGGCGCCTGTCGCTCACGAGCGCACTCGGCATCGGCTCGACCTTCACGCTCACCCTGCCGGTCGGACGCACGCGCGCGTCGGCAGGCTTGCTCGAACAGGCCACCGGCGAGGCCACGCTGGCGGCCATGCCCCTCGAACCATGA
- a CDS encoding TonB-dependent receptor, whose protein sequence is MLGAAALAPGSVGAQDTTGVGAITGKISRQDGAPAADIAVCVVETSQCAVSAADGTFRIGDVRAGAYRLEITPAGGTPIQSDPVTVRAGLEGRVEVTLPTLEGLTQTVTVTAPAFVPSEEIKNSSYLIRQEEILTNAAALQDVSRYVQTLPGVVPGTNDFRNDIIVRGGSPLENLFVVDNIEIPNINTFANFASAGGTVSILDANLIQDVTFLTGGYPAPYINRASSVLQVTQREGSRDDIGGRATFGFAGAGGIVEGPIGREKKGSWIVSARRSILDLFSDDVGFGGVPTLYTINAKATYDLSPKDRIWLINVTGFDNIRLGRTDDAEDIADEINTFDIRYEGQRSSTGVNWQRLLGDRTVGLLGVTFSAARVDQQVKDLAFGGVVAPPDVPAEELIATSPVVFSENSGEDETTLKYDLTTELGRAFKLQVGGSFKAFRIDYDTASPYGNDSPYVQEPGFAPFNLTRKFTSTQAGAYVQATQDLSRRLNVTYGARVDYYDYLSSTKISPRAGASYAFNEAWSWRGSYGRYYQQPFFLFLAAFEQNRLLVPFEADHFVTGVSYTGAGRMRATAEVYHKQYRNYPVAADIPQLSLANIGDTFATRDILFPLLSDGKGEVTGVEFLAERKPGGRWYGQASVAISRARHAGLDQVLRPGSFDYPVVVNLTGSWLFADRWQASARAVYLSGRPYTPFDVVTSTQQNRGVYDLAQVNGLRADDYFRLDARVDRSFIIGGQRVTFFAGAQNLTNRKNFATLGWNRTNNMAEINTQNGIFPLIGFDWPF, encoded by the coding sequence ATGCTCGGGGCCGCCGCCTTGGCGCCCGGGTCGGTCGGGGCGCAGGACACCACCGGCGTCGGCGCCATCACGGGAAAAATCAGCCGTCAGGACGGCGCGCCGGCCGCCGACATCGCCGTGTGCGTCGTCGAGACCTCGCAGTGCGCGGTGAGCGCCGCCGACGGCACGTTCCGCATCGGCGACGTGCGGGCCGGGGCCTATCGGCTCGAGATCACGCCGGCTGGTGGCACGCCCATCCAGAGCGATCCGGTGACGGTGCGGGCCGGACTCGAGGGCCGGGTCGAGGTGACGCTGCCCACCCTCGAGGGGCTCACGCAGACCGTCACGGTCACCGCGCCCGCCTTCGTCCCGTCCGAAGAGATCAAGAACTCCTCGTACCTGATCCGGCAGGAGGAGATCCTCACCAATGCGGCAGCCTTGCAGGACGTGTCGCGCTACGTGCAGACGCTTCCTGGCGTGGTGCCCGGCACCAACGACTTCCGCAACGACATCATCGTGCGTGGTGGCAGCCCGCTCGAGAACCTGTTCGTCGTCGACAACATCGAGATCCCGAACATCAACACGTTCGCCAACTTCGCCTCGGCCGGGGGCACGGTCAGCATTCTGGACGCCAACCTGATCCAGGACGTCACGTTCCTCACCGGCGGCTACCCGGCGCCGTACATCAATCGCGCGTCAAGCGTGCTGCAGGTCACGCAACGCGAGGGAAGCCGCGACGACATCGGCGGCCGCGCGACGTTCGGCTTCGCGGGCGCCGGCGGCATCGTCGAAGGCCCGATCGGTCGCGAGAAGAAGGGTTCGTGGATCGTCTCGGCGCGCCGCAGCATCCTCGACCTGTTCTCCGACGACGTGGGGTTCGGCGGCGTGCCGACGCTGTACACGATCAACGCCAAGGCGACCTACGACCTGAGCCCGAAGGACCGCATCTGGCTGATCAACGTGACCGGCTTCGACAACATCCGGCTCGGTCGCACCGACGATGCAGAGGACATCGCCGACGAGATCAACACGTTCGACATCCGCTATGAAGGGCAGCGTTCGTCGACGGGCGTCAACTGGCAGCGGCTGCTCGGCGATCGCACGGTGGGGCTGCTCGGCGTGACCTTCTCGGCGGCGCGTGTCGACCAGCAGGTCAAGGACCTGGCCTTCGGCGGCGTCGTCGCGCCACCCGACGTGCCGGCCGAGGAACTCATCGCCACGAGCCCGGTCGTCTTCAGCGAGAACTCCGGCGAGGACGAGACCACCCTGAAGTACGACCTGACGACGGAACTCGGGCGCGCCTTCAAGCTGCAGGTGGGCGGCAGCTTCAAGGCCTTCCGCATCGACTACGACACGGCGTCCCCCTACGGCAACGACAGCCCGTACGTGCAGGAGCCCGGCTTCGCCCCGTTCAACCTGACGCGAAAGTTCACCTCCACGCAAGCTGGCGCCTACGTGCAGGCGACCCAGGACCTGTCGCGCCGACTCAACGTCACCTACGGCGCGCGCGTCGACTACTACGACTACCTGTCGTCCACGAAGATCAGCCCGCGCGCCGGCGCCAGCTATGCCTTCAACGAGGCGTGGTCCTGGCGCGGCAGCTACGGCCGCTACTACCAGCAGCCGTTCTTCCTGTTCCTCGCCGCGTTCGAGCAGAACCGGCTGCTGGTGCCCTTCGAGGCCGACCACTTCGTGACCGGTGTGTCATACACGGGCGCCGGCCGCATGCGCGCCACCGCCGAGGTCTACCACAAGCAGTACCGCAACTACCCGGTAGCGGCAGACATCCCGCAGCTGTCGCTGGCCAACATCGGCGATACGTTCGCGACGCGCGACATCCTCTTTCCGCTCCTGAGCGACGGCAAGGGCGAGGTGACCGGCGTCGAGTTCCTCGCGGAGCGCAAGCCCGGCGGGCGCTGGTACGGGCAGGCCAGCGTGGCCATCTCACGCGCCCGACACGCCGGGCTCGACCAGGTGCTGCGGCCGGGCTCGTTCGATTACCCGGTGGTCGTCAACCTCACCGGTTCGTGGCTGTTCGCCGATCGCTGGCAGGCCTCGGCTCGCGCGGTCTACCTCTCGGGCCGGCCGTACACGCCGTTCGACGTCGTCACGTCCACGCAACAGAACCGCGGGGTGTACGACCTGGCGCAGGTCAACGGCCTGCGTGCCGACGACTACTTCAGGCTCGACGCCCGCGTCGACCGCTCGTTCATCATCGGCGGCCAGCGGGTCACCTTCTTTGCAGGCGCGCAGAACCTGACCAACCGCAAGAACTTCGCGACCCTCGGCTGGAACCGCACCAACAACATGGCCGAGATCAACACGCAGAACGGCATCTTCCCGCTGATCGGCTTCGACTGGCCCTTCTGA
- a CDS encoding Gfo/Idh/MocA family protein, producing MADQQGNGMSRREFASRLGVTAAVVAAGGHFLPSTALGATRIQGANDKLVLASIGVRGQGNALKRGFAKLKNVEIKTLADVDLNLEAERVNDKALADVPTFKPAFVQDFRRVLDDKDVDGVIIATPNHWHALMTIMALQAGKHVYVEKPSNYTIWEGRQEVEAQKKYGKIVQVGTMNRSRPAVRQAMQFIKDGGIGKVYMARGLCFKPRPPIGKYPDGPLAAGQTFRLNSEARPEPAWDAAYLSKVDYDLWLGPAAKTPFNVNRFHYNWHWNWSYGNGDTGNQGPHQFDIARWGLGKQEHPVKVSSYGGYFGPESAQQTPNVQTSLFEYADGTILEFATRGEATNEEGSVKIGNLFYGSEGWLWVDGDGRKWQSYKGRSKDEKGPGSDAPPPNSGSDPLVLFSIETPHYQNFVDAIRANDPKKLTCDIMEGHLSSALPHLANISYRVGRQLQFDGKTETFVNDKDADKLLTREYRKGWEIKPIARTE from the coding sequence GTGGCAGATCAACAGGGCAATGGCATGTCGCGGCGCGAGTTCGCGTCCCGACTCGGCGTGACCGCTGCGGTGGTGGCCGCCGGCGGCCACTTCCTTCCGTCGACGGCGCTCGGCGCCACGCGCATCCAGGGCGCCAACGACAAGCTGGTGCTGGCCAGCATCGGCGTGCGCGGCCAGGGCAACGCACTCAAGCGCGGCTTCGCCAAGCTGAAGAACGTCGAGATCAAGACGCTGGCCGACGTCGACCTCAACCTCGAGGCCGAGCGCGTCAACGACAAGGCACTCGCCGACGTGCCGACCTTCAAGCCCGCCTTCGTGCAGGACTTCCGCCGCGTGCTCGACGACAAGGACGTCGACGGCGTGATCATCGCGACGCCGAACCACTGGCACGCGCTGATGACGATCATGGCGCTGCAGGCCGGCAAGCACGTGTACGTGGAGAAGCCCTCCAACTACACGATCTGGGAAGGCCGCCAGGAAGTCGAGGCGCAGAAGAAGTACGGCAAGATCGTGCAGGTCGGCACGATGAACCGCAGCCGCCCGGCCGTCCGCCAGGCGATGCAGTTCATCAAGGACGGCGGCATCGGCAAGGTCTACATGGCCCGCGGCCTGTGCTTCAAGCCGCGTCCCCCCATCGGCAAGTACCCCGACGGCCCGCTCGCCGCCGGGCAGACCTTCAGGCTCAACTCCGAGGCCCGTCCCGAACCGGCCTGGGACGCCGCGTACCTCTCCAAGGTCGACTACGACCTGTGGCTCGGCCCGGCCGCCAAGACCCCGTTCAACGTCAACCGCTTCCACTACAACTGGCACTGGAACTGGTCGTACGGCAACGGCGACACCGGCAACCAGGGCCCGCACCAGTTCGACATCGCGCGCTGGGGCCTCGGCAAGCAGGAACACCCGGTCAAGGTGAGCTCGTATGGCGGCTACTTCGGGCCCGAGTCGGCCCAGCAGACGCCCAACGTGCAGACCTCGCTGTTCGAGTACGCCGACGGCACCATCCTCGAGTTCGCGACCCGCGGCGAGGCCACCAACGAGGAAGGCAGCGTCAAGATCGGCAACCTGTTCTACGGCAGCGAAGGCTGGCTGTGGGTCGATGGCGACGGCCGCAAGTGGCAGTCGTACAAGGGCCGCAGCAAGGACGAGAAGGGCCCCGGTTCGGACGCGCCGCCGCCCAACAGCGGCAGCGACCCGCTCGTGCTCTTCAGCATCGAGACACCGCACTACCAGAACTTCGTCGACGCCATCCGCGCCAACGACCCGAAGAAGCTGACCTGCGACATCATGGAGGGCCACCTCTCCTCCGCGCTGCCGCACCTGGCCAACATCTCGTATCGCGTCGGTCGCCAGTTGCAGTTCGACGGCAAGACCGAGACGTTCGTCAACGACAAGGACGCCGACAAGCTCCTCACCCGCGAGTACCGCAAGGGCTGGGAGATCAAGCCGATCGCCCGCACCGAGTAG
- the gvpJ gene encoding gas vesicle protein GvpJ codes for MDERQPTQSLAASLTGGQASLVDVIDSLVDKGVVLQGDVALGIAGIDLITLKLAALLVSAERLAASSPPGDSPSGGHSSPASDAREQAQAEVVATDVTAEAPAPPWRIEDIDAAPSPRPAADSLPAAGIAAREPAPVHVPSGRWDVDPDNVRRSVMKLVLTLVEVIRQLLERRAIRQMEAERLTDAEVERLGRSLHELEQTIVDLAAQAGLDPADLNLDLGPLGRLL; via the coding sequence ATGGATGAACGCCAGCCGACGCAGAGCCTGGCGGCCTCGTTGACCGGCGGCCAGGCCAGCCTCGTCGACGTGATCGACAGCCTCGTGGACAAGGGCGTGGTCCTGCAGGGCGACGTCGCCCTCGGCATCGCCGGCATCGACCTGATCACGCTGAAGCTCGCCGCCCTGCTGGTGAGCGCCGAGCGGCTCGCGGCCTCCTCGCCACCGGGCGACTCGCCATCAGGAGGTCACTCGAGCCCCGCGTCGGACGCCAGGGAGCAGGCGCAGGCGGAGGTGGTCGCCACCGACGTGACGGCAGAGGCCCCGGCCCCCCCCTGGCGCATCGAGGACATCGACGCGGCGCCGTCGCCGCGCCCCGCGGCCGATTCGCTCCCGGCCGCCGGCATCGCCGCCCGGGAACCAGCGCCCGTCCACGTCCCGTCAGGACGCTGGGACGTCGACCCGGACAACGTCCGCCGCAGCGTGATGAAGCTGGTGCTGACGCTCGTCGAGGTGATCAGGCAACTGCTCGAACGGCGCGCCATCAGGCAGATGGAGGCGGAGCGACTGACCGACGCCGAAGTCGAGCGACTGGGTCGCAGCCTGCACGAGCTCGAGCAGACGATCGTCGACCTGGCCGCCCAGGCGGGACTCGATCCCGCCGACCTCAACCTCGACCTGGGACCATTGGGACGATTGCTCTGA
- a CDS encoding GvpL/GvpF family gas vesicle protein, with translation MTRKDSTSHEPDRLLHVHGVLRSDTVPRLGRVTGMPGAVGSARAIAVTERHWMIVSDVPAAGFTEEAIRSRLEDLEWLGRCAASHHDLLGRAMRSGPVVPLRLFTIFATEARALAHVRDALPGLAVLFERLDGRVEYGVRASRAQLAPAGVPPATVRRLTPAPASGRDFLERKRALLRERQPIAVDERWPALVEARVRAHAEDVRHRPLPAEGGRVWLDLAALVPVTGGSAFARDIRALAREMRGHGHEVTLTGPWPPFTFIDEPLDG, from the coding sequence ATGACGCGTAAGGATTCGACGTCACACGAGCCGGACCGACTCCTGCACGTGCACGGGGTACTGCGTTCCGACACCGTGCCCCGCCTCGGGCGGGTGACGGGCATGCCCGGCGCGGTCGGCAGCGCTCGCGCGATCGCGGTGACCGAACGCCACTGGATGATCGTGTCCGACGTGCCGGCGGCGGGCTTCACCGAGGAGGCCATCCGCAGCCGGCTCGAGGACCTCGAGTGGCTCGGGCGCTGCGCGGCGAGCCATCACGACCTGCTCGGCCGCGCCATGCGGTCCGGTCCGGTGGTGCCCTTGCGCCTGTTCACGATCTTCGCCACCGAGGCCCGGGCGCTCGCGCACGTGCGTGACGCCTTGCCAGGCCTCGCCGTGCTGTTCGAGCGGCTCGACGGGCGGGTCGAGTACGGGGTGCGCGCCTCACGCGCCCAGCTGGCACCGGCCGGCGTCCCTCCCGCCACCGTCCGCCGGCTCACCCCCGCGCCGGCCAGCGGCCGCGACTTCCTCGAGCGCAAGCGGGCCCTGCTGCGCGAGCGACAGCCCATCGCCGTCGACGAGCGCTGGCCGGCGCTGGTGGAAGCGCGCGTCCGGGCCCACGCCGAGGACGTACGACACCGCCCGCTGCCAGCCGAGGGCGGACGCGTGTGGCTGGACCTGGCCGCGCTGGTGCCGGTGACCGGCGGCAGCGCGTTCGCACGCGACATCCGGGCCCTGGCGCGGGAGATGCGCGGCCACGGGCACGAAGTCACCCTCACCGGCCCCTGGCCGCCCTTCACGTTCATCGACGAGCCGCTCGATGGATGA
- a CDS encoding pyridoxamine 5'-phosphate oxidase family protein — protein sequence MVDVVASEVPGTDLAIASLRTGGPVEQRDRIFGMLRTCGTVMLVTSSAEGRLEGRPMQVVEIDDRTGNIWFLTGRDSRKVHEVAGHAQVALVCQDERNAYLSVSGVGMVVHEPARVREVWRESFRVWFPDGPDDPNLRLLVVEPLTAEYWDTPGPGKVEYLSL from the coding sequence ATGGTTGACGTCGTAGCAAGCGAGGTGCCGGGAACCGACCTTGCAATCGCCAGCCTCCGGACAGGAGGGCCAGTGGAGCAGCGCGACAGGATTTTCGGGATGTTGCGGACCTGCGGGACCGTGATGCTCGTCACCAGCAGTGCGGAAGGACGTCTCGAAGGGCGCCCGATGCAGGTGGTCGAGATCGACGACCGCACGGGGAACATCTGGTTCCTGACCGGTCGCGACTCTCGCAAGGTGCACGAGGTGGCCGGCCATGCGCAGGTGGCCCTGGTGTGCCAGGACGAGCGGAACGCCTACCTGTCGGTCTCGGGAGTCGGCATGGTGGTGCACGAGCCGGCGCGCGTGCGGGAGGTGTGGCGCGAGTCGTTCCGCGTGTGGTTCCCTGACGGACCCGATGACCCGAACCTGCGCCTGCTCGTCGTCGAACCGTTGACCGCCGAGTACTGGGACACCCCTGGCCCCGGCAAGGTGGAGTACCTGAGCCTTTGA
- a CDS encoding DUF4142 domain-containing protein, which produces MKQIYSLTGTIVIVSALAVVPAEAQSTQGQSGAPSGSRQSTGAGSSGQTTGSGSSARPQDRERDKVTSYGEKVGEDVPAAGTQTDQRGRTAAKGASDASGALKGPDRAFMLEAMEGNRAEVELARLAQQKADSQAVRDLAKMIETHHEQAGRKLQSIAASVGASDSAMDLKPTHKQLQERLSRLEGATFDKAYADEMVKDHQKDIQAYQKATRQLQHPALKTYATETLPTLEQHLDQARAAQQQTGSQPKTQ; this is translated from the coding sequence ATGAAGCAGATCTACAGTCTTACCGGGACCATCGTCATCGTTTCCGCACTGGCCGTCGTGCCGGCCGAGGCGCAATCCACCCAGGGCCAGTCGGGCGCCCCTTCCGGAAGCCGCCAGTCCACCGGAGCCGGCTCCAGCGGCCAGACGACCGGGAGCGGCAGCAGTGCTCGGCCGCAGGATCGCGAGCGCGACAAGGTGACCAGTTACGGCGAGAAGGTCGGCGAGGACGTGCCGGCCGCCGGCACGCAGACCGACCAGCGCGGCCGCACCGCCGCCAAGGGCGCCTCGGACGCCTCCGGTGCGCTGAAGGGGCCGGATCGGGCGTTCATGCTGGAGGCGATGGAGGGCAACCGTGCCGAGGTCGAACTCGCCCGGCTGGCCCAACAGAAGGCCGACAGCCAGGCCGTGCGTGATCTCGCGAAGATGATCGAGACGCATCACGAGCAGGCCGGCCGGAAGTTGCAGTCGATTGCCGCGTCCGTCGGGGCCAGCGACAGCGCGATGGACCTCAAGCCGACGCACAAGCAACTGCAGGAGCGGCTCTCGCGACTCGAAGGCGCCACGTTCGACAAGGCGTACGCGGACGAGATGGTCAAGGATCACCAGAAGGACATCCAGGCCTATCAGAAGGCGACCCGCCAACTCCAGCATCCCGCCCTCAAGACCTACGCCACCGAGACGCTGCCGACGCTCGAACAGCATCTCGATCAGGCGCGGGCGGCGCAGCAGCAGACGGGCAGCCAGCCGAAGACGCAGTAA
- a CDS encoding gas vesicle protein GvpJ has protein sequence MDLTPRSTGLVEVLDRVLDKGLFVGGDVKISLAEVELLTIRVRLIVCSLDKAQAMGLDWWTYDRHLAPGRVTARETEELREEVRRLETRLQELAATATPPTTARTPARRAAASKPSSSRRRRQQE, from the coding sequence ATGGACCTGACGCCCCGGAGCACGGGCCTGGTCGAGGTGCTCGACCGGGTGCTGGACAAGGGCCTCTTCGTCGGCGGCGACGTCAAGATCTCGCTCGCCGAAGTCGAGTTGCTCACCATCCGCGTGCGGCTCATCGTGTGCTCGCTCGACAAGGCACAGGCGATGGGCCTCGATTGGTGGACGTACGACCGGCACCTCGCGCCCGGCCGCGTCACGGCGCGCGAGACCGAGGAGTTGCGCGAGGAGGTCCGCAGGCTCGAGACGCGCCTGCAGGAACTGGCCGCGACCGCCACGCCCCCGACGACGGCCCGCACGCCCGCGCGTCGCGCCGCCGCCTCCAAGCCCTCGTCTTCGCGCCGCCGGCGCCAACAGGAGTAG